The following nucleotide sequence is from Puniceicoccaceae bacterium.
GCGTGCAGTCATTACCAAATGGGGCGTCCGGGAGTTGACGCAACGTCAGCCCCCGTTCGGGTATGGATCGCTCCCGTCATCATGGATGCCGTTGTAGCGGATGTAATGGTGCCGTTGCAGCGTGAATTGCGCGAGCAGGTCATTCGCAACCCCTCGATGCAGTTGGTCAATTCCCCGGGACTCGCAGATGCGCGCCTGCATGTCATTGTTGACCAGCTGCTCCGTGAAACTCTGGCACGCCGCTCAGACGATACAGGTCTCGCCGATGTCATGCGGCTCGAACTGGTATTGCGCTATGAACTCGAAGATGCAGAGGGTCAGGTGACTCGTGAAGGTGTCGTGGATGCGGGCGGTCCCATTTTCCGTGAGGCCGGGTTTGCCGAATCTGCACGTCAACGCCTGCCTGCGATTCTGAATGAACTCGCACGGGATATCTTGCAAGAGGCCTTTTTCGACTGGTAGCATGCGCGCCTGATGAAACCTTCCCTTGCATTTGGAACACGGTGCATCGCACCCTCCATCCTTGCCGGAAATCACGCCAATCTCAGTTCGGGGCTGCGGGAGATTGAGTCTGCCGGAGCCCGGTGGGTCCACATTGACATCATGGATGGGCACTTTGTTCCGAACCTCACTTTCGGACCCAAAACGGTTGAAGACATCCGCGCCGATACCCCTCTATTTCTGGATGTGCACCTGATGCTTGAAGCCCCCCATCGCCATGTGCAGGCATTTCTTGATGCCGGAGCCAACTTGGTGAGCATCCATGTCGAACCCGAATACGACATCGAATCCACACTTCGACAGATCCGCGAAGCTGGAGTACATGCAGGCATCGTGCTCAATCCCG
It contains:
- the rpe gene encoding ribulose-phosphate 3-epimerase, which encodes MKPSLAFGTRCIAPSILAGNHANLSSGLREIESAGARWVHIDIMDGHFVPNLTFGPKTVEDIRADTPLFLDVHLMLEAPHRHVQAFLDAGANLVSIHVEPEYDIESTLRQIREAGVHAGIVLNPDTAVSAVLPFLDHVDLVLQMTVFPGFGGQSFIESTLPNLRKLQQLRRERNLPFRIEVDGGIDLQTLKLVREAGADTFVSGSAFFKSPDKRSFVSTFET